A portion of the Pseudomonas synxantha BG33R genome contains these proteins:
- a CDS encoding type II toxin-antitoxin system RelE/ParE family toxin: MVWDIEYTDEFGDWWGGLDAKEQSSVAASVDLLELFGPGLRFPHSSDIKGARHGNLRELRVQHAGRPYRVLYAFDFRRSAVLLIGGDKTAQHRWYHEYVPLAEKLYDVHLDILRKEGRDHG, translated from the coding sequence ATGGTCTGGGACATTGAATACACGGATGAATTCGGAGACTGGTGGGGTGGTTTGGATGCAAAGGAGCAGTCTTCGGTAGCTGCCAGTGTTGATTTGCTGGAGCTGTTCGGGCCGGGGCTGCGCTTTCCTCATAGCAGCGATATCAAGGGCGCTCGACACGGCAACCTGCGAGAGCTGCGGGTACAGCATGCAGGACGACCTTATAGAGTGTTGTATGCCTTCGATTTTCGGCGCAGTGCAGTGTTGCTGATAGGTGGCGATAAAACCGCACAGCACCGTTGGTACCACGAGTACGTACCCTTGGCTGAAAAGCTGTACGACGTACATTTAGACATATTGCGTAAAGAGGGCCGTGACCATGGCTAA
- a CDS encoding XRE family transcriptional regulator: MAKKFAELKARMTPESRADAERIFEQHLKEMPLHELRKAQQLSQASLAKALNINQAAVSKMERRTDMYISTLRDYIRAMGGELEIIATFPDGQVKIDNFAC, from the coding sequence ATGGCTAAGAAATTCGCGGAACTGAAAGCTCGCATGACGCCCGAGTCGCGCGCCGATGCCGAACGGATATTCGAGCAACATTTGAAAGAAATGCCACTGCATGAGCTGCGCAAGGCTCAGCAGTTGAGTCAGGCAAGCCTGGCGAAGGCATTGAATATCAACCAGGCAGCGGTTTCGAAGATGGAGCGTCGAACTGATATGTACATCAGTACGTTGCGTGACTACATACGTGCGATGGGGGGCGAGTTGGAAATCATCGCAACCTTTCCGGATGGCCAGGTCAAGATTGACAACTTTGCCTGTTGA
- a CDS encoding DUF726 domain-containing protein, whose protein sequence is MQHQWDEMHRTRKPTFVLCGEPQGDVLNLYVHGYSAFFNRQQLGNFKAQLAGIEGSTNLMLFWPAGHFLENLFAPFKDVIASMLGGGGLGAATVGVGRAIAYFLDHYKSVEVRVDEVARTLLPELAGYLHDESLPVRRINLIGHSLGARILVKSLLASPDIARELPLNNLLLMGGAICTSSPWDDVSAPLKGRLINCHSSKDWALALKPDSERCIGRYAIDVTPALKTKVTNVHLASFDHAAYWPQLKTVVQYTDLLQERRGLIRADLRSSEVRFAEEDAELFPVLVQARPEELKFLAELMAQKRSASIDASVREPLKLAIELQRMGGDSFMNLARGHGVSYRQIAEEVAQRLGIKFDEPLESVALADIEAQAAEKLIEQYKDKLSRADRQAFDAELKAAAQKEQGVFTRFDVGRSAATALSGTALAGLTGFILRRGAATAIPVVGQALAAAMLLVSGVRAFSGPAYSITTLAVLVVGVIRQRMEREALNQELDLVVQVVEAFDLPRDTVMRTVASD, encoded by the coding sequence ATGCAACACCAGTGGGATGAAATGCACCGCACCCGCAAGCCCACATTCGTTCTATGTGGCGAGCCCCAGGGGGATGTGCTCAATCTCTATGTTCACGGTTACTCGGCCTTCTTCAACCGCCAGCAACTGGGCAATTTCAAGGCACAACTGGCGGGTATCGAAGGCTCAACCAACCTGATGCTGTTCTGGCCGGCGGGGCACTTTCTGGAAAACCTGTTTGCGCCGTTCAAGGATGTGATCGCTTCGATGCTCGGCGGTGGTGGCCTGGGCGCAGCGACGGTGGGCGTCGGTAGGGCGATTGCCTATTTTCTTGACCATTACAAAAGTGTCGAGGTGCGGGTCGATGAAGTGGCCAGGACCTTGTTGCCTGAACTGGCCGGCTACCTGCACGACGAGTCGCTGCCGGTGCGGCGCATCAACCTGATCGGTCATTCCCTGGGCGCACGTATTCTGGTCAAGAGTCTGTTGGCCAGCCCCGATATCGCCCGCGAGCTGCCGTTGAATAACCTGTTGCTGATGGGCGGGGCGATCTGTACGTCAAGCCCCTGGGATGACGTGTCGGCGCCGCTCAAGGGGCGGCTGATCAACTGCCATTCCAGCAAGGACTGGGCGCTGGCCTTGAAACCGGATAGCGAGCGCTGCATCGGCCGTTATGCGATTGACGTCACGCCTGCACTCAAGACCAAGGTCACCAATGTGCATCTGGCCAGCTTCGATCATGCCGCTTATTGGCCGCAATTGAAGACGGTGGTGCAGTACACCGACTTGCTGCAGGAGCGCCGTGGCCTGATCCGCGCGGACCTGCGCAGCAGCGAAGTGCGCTTTGCCGAAGAAGATGCCGAACTGTTCCCGGTGCTGGTGCAGGCGCGGCCCGAAGAGCTGAAGTTTTTAGCCGAGCTGATGGCGCAAAAGCGCAGTGCCTCGATCGACGCCAGTGTGCGTGAACCGCTGAAACTGGCCATCGAGTTGCAGCGCATGGGCGGTGATAGCTTCATGAACCTGGCCCGTGGTCACGGGGTGAGCTATCGCCAGATTGCCGAGGAGGTGGCGCAACGCCTGGGCATCAAGTTCGACGAGCCGCTTGAAAGCGTGGCGCTGGCGGATATCGAAGCGCAGGCCGCTGAAAAACTGATCGAGCAGTACAAGGACAAACTCAGCCGCGCCGACCGTCAGGCGTTCGACGCCGAACTCAAGGCCGCCGCGCAAAAAGAGCAGGGGGTGTTCACCCGCTTCGACGTGGGCCGTTCAGCCGCCACGGCCTTGAGCGGTACCGCGCTGGCCGGGCTGACCGGGTTTATCCTGCGTCGGGGTGCGGCCACGGCGATTCCGGTGGTGGGCCAGGCGCTGGCTGCGGCGATGTTGCTGGTCAGCGGCGTGCGAGCGTTTTCCGGCCCGGCGTATTCGATCACCACCTTGGCGGTATTGGTGGTTGGTGTGATTCGTCAGCGCATGGAGCGCGAGGCGCTGAACCAGGAGCTGGACCTGGTGGTGCAAGTGGTAGAGGCCTTTGATTTGCCGCGAGATACGGTGATGCGCACAGTCGCGTCCGACTGA
- a CDS encoding Nramp family divalent metal transporter — MKFNLPKIATAPFCPPEVAGSVAVDPKASFFKRMLMFAGPGLLISIGYMDPGNWATAIEAGSRYGYSLLFVVLLASLAGMAVQCLCSRLGIATGKDLAQLCRERYSKRSSRTQWLLAEISIIATDLAEVLGCALAFHLLLGVSLTTGIVITAFDTLLILALQNRGFRRLEAIMLALVATIGVCFFIELVLIKPYWPDVLSGFTPSLSAISDAAPLYLAIGILGATVMPHNLYLHTSIVQTRLIGKDLASKQDAVKLARIDTIGSLALALLVNAAILVLAAAAFYKTGHTDVVEIQDAYHLLDPLVGGAFASILFGIALLASGQSSTFTGTIAGQVIMEGYLNLRIPCWQRRLITRGLALIPAFLGVWLMGDDAIGKLLILSQVVLSLQLPFALYPLIRMTGDKQLMGPFVNRLPTRLLAWFLFAVISGANAWLIGQWLF, encoded by the coding sequence GTGAAATTCAACCTGCCGAAAATCGCTACCGCCCCCTTCTGCCCGCCGGAAGTGGCCGGCTCTGTTGCCGTTGACCCCAAGGCGTCGTTTTTCAAGCGCATGTTGATGTTCGCCGGCCCCGGCTTGTTGATCTCCATTGGCTACATGGACCCGGGCAATTGGGCGACCGCCATTGAAGCCGGTTCACGCTACGGCTACAGCCTGCTATTTGTGGTGCTGCTGGCCAGCCTTGCGGGGATGGCGGTGCAGTGCCTGTGCTCACGGCTGGGCATCGCCACTGGCAAGGACCTGGCGCAGCTGTGCCGCGAGCGTTACAGCAAGCGCTCCTCACGTACCCAGTGGCTGTTGGCGGAAATCTCCATCATCGCCACCGATCTTGCCGAAGTGCTCGGTTGCGCCCTGGCGTTTCACCTGCTGCTTGGCGTGTCGCTGACCACCGGCATTGTCATCACCGCCTTCGACACGCTGTTGATCCTGGCCCTGCAAAACCGCGGCTTCCGCCGCCTTGAAGCGATCATGCTGGCGCTGGTGGCGACCATCGGCGTGTGCTTCTTTATCGAACTGGTGCTGATCAAACCCTACTGGCCCGACGTGCTCAGCGGTTTCACGCCTTCACTGTCGGCGATCAGCGACGCGGCGCCGTTGTACCTGGCAATCGGCATCCTTGGCGCCACGGTCATGCCCCATAACCTCTACCTGCACACCTCCATCGTGCAGACGCGCCTGATCGGCAAGGACCTGGCGAGCAAGCAGGACGCGGTCAAGCTGGCGCGTATCGACACCATCGGTTCCCTGGCCCTGGCCCTGTTGGTCAACGCAGCGATCCTGGTGCTGGCCGCTGCGGCGTTCTACAAGACGGGCCATACCGATGTGGTGGAAATCCAGGACGCCTATCACCTGCTCGACCCACTGGTAGGTGGCGCCTTCGCCAGCATCCTGTTCGGTATCGCGTTGCTGGCATCGGGGCAGAGTTCGACCTTTACCGGCACCATTGCCGGGCAAGTGATCATGGAGGGCTACCTGAACCTGCGCATACCCTGCTGGCAACGCCGCCTGATCACTCGCGGACTGGCGTTGATCCCGGCGTTCCTTGGGGTATGGCTGATGGGCGACGATGCCATTGGCAAGCTGCTGATTCTCAGCCAGGTGGTACTCAGCCTGCAGTTGCCGTTCGCGCTGTATCCACTGATTCGCATGACCGGTGACAAGCAGTTGATGGGGCCTTTCGTCAATCGACTGCCCACGCGGCTGTTGGCGTGGTTCCTGTTCGCGGTGATCAGTGGGGCGAATGCGTGGTTGATTGGGCAGTGGTTGTTTTGA
- a CDS encoding LysR family transcriptional regulator, whose product MQSLNELSFKALRLFVAVLDHGSFSEVARRESLAPSSISRQIQLMEQALGQQLLYRHTRAVSPTEAGRLLGRHARLVLEQLETANQALQEQDSEPSGLVRINAPMVFGQRHLSPWLGQLCRRYPKLQLDIQQTDTFVDPLQDGTDLLFRIGVLNDSGMQARIFAPQRFRIAASPAYLAQHGTPRHPDELVDHHCLAYKGITGQQRWFFRRGQSDWTSYSVKGPITGNHADTLTHAAEQGLGLVVFPSWLIGESLRAGSLQAVLTEYEVATTLEPQQIAALWPGSRRLSLKVRTVIDYFVECFGTVPYWDRQIKTTTAQSTTHSPH is encoded by the coding sequence ATGCAGAGTTTGAATGAGCTGAGTTTCAAGGCGCTGCGCCTGTTCGTCGCCGTGCTGGACCATGGCAGTTTTTCCGAAGTGGCCCGCCGAGAAAGCCTGGCGCCCTCCTCCATTTCGCGGCAAATTCAACTGATGGAACAGGCCCTCGGCCAGCAATTGCTGTACCGCCACACCCGCGCCGTAAGCCCCACCGAAGCCGGGCGCCTGCTGGGGCGTCACGCGCGGCTGGTACTGGAGCAGTTGGAAACGGCGAACCAAGCCCTGCAGGAACAAGACAGTGAGCCCAGCGGGCTGGTGCGTATCAACGCGCCGATGGTATTCGGCCAGCGCCACCTTTCACCGTGGTTGGGGCAACTGTGCCGGCGCTACCCGAAGCTGCAACTGGATATCCAGCAAACCGACACCTTCGTCGACCCACTGCAAGACGGCACCGACCTGCTGTTTCGCATTGGCGTGCTCAATGATTCGGGTATGCAGGCACGCATCTTCGCGCCCCAGCGCTTTCGCATCGCCGCAAGCCCCGCCTACCTGGCGCAACACGGCACGCCGCGCCACCCCGACGAACTGGTCGACCACCACTGCCTGGCCTACAAAGGCATCACGGGCCAGCAACGCTGGTTCTTCCGGCGCGGCCAAAGTGACTGGACCTCCTACAGCGTCAAGGGCCCGATCACCGGCAACCACGCCGACACCCTGACCCACGCCGCCGAACAGGGCCTGGGCCTGGTGGTGTTTCCGTCCTGGCTGATTGGCGAAAGCCTGCGCGCCGGCAGTTTGCAGGCCGTGCTGACTGAATATGAAGTGGCGACCACCCTGGAGCCCCAGCAGATAGCCGCACTGTGGCCGGGCAGCCGGAGATTGTCGTTGAAAGTGCGTACGGTGATCGACTATTTCGTGGAGTGTTTTGGGACGGTGCCGTATTGGGATCGGCAGATCAAAACAACCACTGCCCAATCAACCACGCATTCGCCCCACTGA
- a CDS encoding DMT family transporter, which produces MQARSIEGVAQARPNKNFLRLLLLPLVILAGMGLSLEAGLLGPLGAQVGHLWATLSIFGVGTAILLLLLLFSGPQKGPAFTELPRWQLIGGLLGPMYVVVLTLATPHIGIAMTMIAILSGQVGKSVLIDHFGWFGTARKRVNGERWIALALIVAALVLIARG; this is translated from the coding sequence ATGCAGGCACGTTCTATCGAAGGTGTGGCGCAGGCCAGACCTAACAAAAATTTTCTGCGGTTGCTGTTGTTGCCGTTGGTAATTCTGGCGGGCATGGGCCTGTCCTTGGAGGCTGGCCTGCTCGGGCCATTGGGCGCGCAGGTCGGGCATTTGTGGGCGACCTTGAGCATCTTCGGCGTCGGCACCGCGATTCTCCTTCTACTGCTGCTGTTCAGCGGCCCGCAGAAGGGCCCGGCGTTCACCGAACTGCCGCGCTGGCAGTTGATTGGCGGACTTTTGGGGCCGATGTACGTGGTGGTGTTGACGCTGGCCACGCCCCATATCGGTATCGCGATGACCATGATTGCGATTTTGTCGGGGCAGGTGGGCAAGAGTGTGTTGATCGACCACTTCGGCTGGTTCGGCACGGCGCGCAAGCGCGTCAATGGCGAGCGCTGGATTGCATTGGCGTTGATTGTGGCGGCGCTGGTTCTGATTGCACGAGGGTAA
- a CDS encoding DMT family transporter has product MNLMMLLVVVIAAGAVLSVQAAINGRLGQAVGVLRSSLLTFAVGALTTALLIFFFEPAHAVSLLDVPKWQLTGALFGVVYMLVMVGAVPVVGTAVATVAVIVGQLGMGMLIDNFGWLGNPAIELSGSRIVAMLCLALALVFMYRSNTRAAD; this is encoded by the coding sequence ATGAATCTGATGATGTTACTGGTGGTGGTGATTGCAGCGGGGGCGGTGTTGAGTGTGCAGGCCGCCATCAACGGGCGTCTGGGCCAGGCGGTAGGCGTATTGCGCAGCAGCCTGCTGACCTTTGCCGTCGGCGCGCTCACCACGGCGTTGTTGATATTCTTCTTCGAGCCGGCCCACGCCGTCAGCCTGCTGGATGTGCCGAAATGGCAATTGACCGGCGCCTTGTTCGGCGTGGTGTACATGCTGGTGATGGTCGGCGCGGTGCCTGTGGTTGGCACGGCGGTCGCCACGGTGGCGGTGATTGTCGGGCAATTGGGCATGGGCATGCTGATCGACAACTTTGGCTGGCTGGGCAACCCGGCGATCGAATTGTCGGGCAGCCGCATCGTGGCGATGCTGTGCCTGGCGCTGGCACTGGTGTTCATGTACCGCAGCAATACCCGGGCGGCCGACTGA
- a CDS encoding metallothionein, whose product MPDKTCACPHCKCVLGADAIMKDGKGYCCQGCAEHHAHGEPCAAATGCECAKSART is encoded by the coding sequence ATGCCAGATAAAACCTGTGCTTGCCCACATTGCAAATGCGTACTGGGTGCCGATGCGATCATGAAGGACGGTAAGGGTTATTGCTGCCAAGGCTGTGCCGAGCACCATGCCCACGGTGAGCCCTGCGCCGCCGCGACCGGCTGTGAGTGCGCCAAGTCGGCCCGCACCTGA
- a CDS encoding AraC family transcriptional regulator, with protein MALAAPPDLSDQAVPVQPLARTYPRGLYVEPHRHDWGQLLYAMSGVMWVETPREALIVAPQRAVWLPPGVEHGIRVVSDLQMRNIYLRPALAATLDSQVQVIEVGRLLRELIVTLVEQVDHADAGYYEALVGLALLELQRARRSQIRIVMPVATDRRLSSVCRAVMAAPSLDIPFEQHAETVGASVRTLARLFQNHLGMGFAQWRRQVQLATAAAELIQGRSVSGIARALGYSPSSFSDMFRRELGVSPSQYTGWPKS; from the coding sequence ATGGCCCTGGCTGCGCCCCCCGACCTCAGCGATCAAGCCGTCCCAGTGCAGCCCCTGGCACGCACGTACCCGCGTGGGTTGTATGTGGAACCCCATCGCCATGATTGGGGCCAGTTGCTCTATGCGATGAGCGGCGTGATGTGGGTCGAGACGCCCCGTGAAGCCCTGATAGTTGCGCCGCAGCGCGCCGTGTGGTTGCCGCCGGGAGTCGAACACGGCATCCGTGTTGTCTCCGACTTGCAGATGCGCAACATCTACCTGCGCCCGGCGTTGGCGGCGACGCTGGACAGTCAGGTGCAGGTGATTGAGGTGGGCCGGTTATTGCGTGAATTGATCGTGACGTTAGTGGAGCAGGTCGATCACGCCGATGCCGGCTACTACGAGGCGCTCGTTGGCCTGGCCCTGTTGGAGCTGCAACGGGCACGCCGCTCGCAAATCCGTATCGTCATGCCGGTGGCGACTGATCGTCGGCTAAGCAGTGTATGCCGGGCGGTCATGGCTGCGCCGTCCCTGGACATCCCTTTCGAGCAGCACGCCGAAACTGTCGGTGCCAGCGTGCGCACCCTGGCGCGGTTGTTCCAGAACCACCTGGGCATGGGCTTCGCGCAGTGGCGGCGCCAAGTGCAGTTGGCGACGGCGGCGGCGGAACTGATCCAGGGCCGGTCGGTGAGCGGCATTGCTCGTGCCCTGGGGTATTCGCCCAGCAGTTTCAGCGACATGTTCCGCCGTGAATTGGGTGTATCGCCTTCGCAGTACACGGGTTGGCCGAAATCCTGA
- a CDS encoding DUF1427 family protein, with protein MNYLISLAIGLFVGVIYGALGFRSPAPPAIALVGLMGMLLGEQLWPMGRQLVSGWLS; from the coding sequence ATGAACTATCTGATTTCCTTGGCCATCGGCCTGTTTGTCGGCGTGATCTACGGCGCGCTGGGCTTCCGTTCGCCCGCACCGCCGGCCATTGCTCTGGTGGGGCTGATGGGCATGCTGCTCGGCGAACAGTTGTGGCCCATGGGGCGGCAGTTGGTCAGCGGTTGGTTGTCCTGA
- a CDS encoding quinone oxidoreductase family protein — MKALQFSASGDLADLRLVDVAMPVPSADEVLVQVKAAGLNPSDVKNVLGRFPYTTLPRIPGRDFAGVVVEGPPALLGQEVWGTGRDLGFFADGSHAQYLRVLATGVAPKPGHLSFTQAAGLGVPYTTAWDALERSGVGKGTRLLVIGANGAVGSAALALAKLRGAQVLAAVRRPDQVDVLQAQGVEAIALGQPQELGVQVHAVFKGGAEVIFDTSGFWLPAAVAGLAPFGRIAIIAAPVDGHVQLPALALYRKGGTVVGVNSLLYSCEQCAVMLGAFGRFFDEGLLPLPTGLREVALADGVECYEQVNSGSPDKFILLP; from the coding sequence ATGAAAGCACTACAATTTAGCGCCAGTGGCGACCTCGCCGACCTGCGCCTGGTCGATGTTGCCATGCCCGTACCGTCTGCCGATGAAGTGCTGGTCCAGGTCAAAGCCGCCGGTCTGAACCCCAGCGATGTGAAAAACGTACTCGGCCGGTTTCCCTACACCACGCTGCCGCGCATTCCCGGGCGCGATTTTGCCGGGGTGGTGGTCGAAGGTCCGCCAGCCTTGCTCGGTCAGGAAGTCTGGGGCACCGGTCGCGACCTGGGCTTTTTTGCTGACGGCTCCCATGCCCAATACCTTCGGGTATTGGCCACAGGCGTGGCGCCCAAGCCCGGTCACTTGAGCTTCACCCAGGCCGCGGGCCTTGGCGTGCCGTATACCACGGCCTGGGATGCGCTGGAACGCAGTGGTGTGGGCAAGGGCACGCGGTTGCTGGTGATCGGCGCCAATGGTGCCGTTGGCAGCGCGGCGTTGGCACTGGCGAAGCTTCGTGGTGCGCAGGTGCTGGCAGCGGTGCGTCGCCCTGATCAGGTGGATGTCTTACAGGCGCAAGGCGTGGAGGCGATTGCCCTGGGCCAACCGCAGGAACTGGGCGTACAAGTGCACGCCGTGTTCAAGGGCGGCGCCGAGGTGATCTTCGATACCAGCGGTTTCTGGCTGCCCGCAGCAGTGGCGGGGTTGGCGCCTTTCGGCCGTATCGCAATCATTGCCGCACCGGTTGACGGCCACGTGCAACTGCCGGCTCTGGCGCTGTATCGCAAGGGGGGGACGGTGGTAGGCGTCAATTCGTTGCTCTATAGCTGTGAGCAATGTGCGGTGATGTTAGGGGCGTTCGGGCGGTTCTTTGATGAGGGGTTGTTGCCGTTGCCCACCGGCCTGCGCGAAGTGGCGTTGGCTGATGGAGTTGAGTGTTATGAGCAAGTGAACAGCGGCAGCCCGGACAAATTCATCCTGCTGCCGTGA
- a CDS encoding purine-nucleoside phosphorylase encodes MNALTRISLAVGLALLPHVVLADNPAPIKPKVMLITMFAPEAQTWIDRLELKQEVRVPGLSAEYPVIRCNTQDVCLLVTGMGQTNAAASTLALALSPKFDLRQSYFLIAGIAGISPKHGTIGTAAWAHYLVEFGTQWELDSRDAPKDWPTGYIGINTKGPNEKPPLDYKTEVFELNPKLQAKAFALSHKVELTESKESAAWRKHYPDAPANQPPQVTRCDTLAGNTWFSGTRLSERAEVWTKLLTDNKGEYCTTQQEDNSTYEALLRASREGLVDIQRLAVVRAGSDFDRPYPGYSEVDNLLKYADQGGFVPALENLYRTGNPLVQAIVNQWSAWEKGVPEVE; translated from the coding sequence ATGAACGCACTGACTCGTATCTCGCTGGCCGTCGGCCTCGCCCTGCTGCCCCACGTAGTGCTGGCGGATAACCCCGCACCGATCAAGCCCAAGGTGATGTTGATCACCATGTTCGCCCCCGAGGCGCAAACCTGGATCGACCGCCTGGAACTCAAGCAGGAAGTACGCGTGCCAGGGCTGTCTGCCGAGTACCCGGTGATTCGCTGCAACACCCAGGACGTATGCCTGCTGGTAACCGGCATGGGCCAGACCAACGCCGCTGCGTCGACCCTGGCCCTGGCCTTGTCGCCCAAATTCGACCTGCGCCAGAGCTATTTCCTGATCGCCGGTATCGCCGGTATCAGCCCCAAGCACGGCACCATCGGCACCGCCGCCTGGGCCCATTACCTGGTGGAGTTCGGCACCCAGTGGGAGCTGGATTCACGGGATGCGCCCAAGGACTGGCCGACCGGTTATATCGGCATCAACACCAAGGGGCCCAACGAAAAGCCACCGCTGGACTACAAGACCGAAGTATTCGAGCTCAACCCAAAGCTGCAAGCCAAGGCGTTTGCCTTGTCGCACAAGGTGGAGCTGACCGAAAGCAAAGAATCCGCCGCCTGGCGCAAGCACTATCCCGACGCCCCGGCCAACCAGCCGCCGCAAGTCACGCGCTGCGACACGCTGGCGGGCAATACCTGGTTTTCCGGCACCCGCCTGAGCGAACGCGCCGAAGTCTGGACCAAGTTGCTCACCGACAATAAAGGCGAATACTGCACCACCCAGCAGGAGGACAACTCCACTTATGAAGCCCTGCTGCGCGCCAGCCGTGAGGGCCTGGTGGATATCCAGCGCCTGGCCGTGGTGCGCGCAGGCTCCGATTTTGACCGGCCTTATCCGGGTTACAGCGAGGTCGACAACTTGCTCAAGTATGCGGACCAGGGCGGCTTTGTACCGGCACTGGAAAACCTGTACCGCACGGGCAATCCGCTGGTACAGGCGATTGTGAATCAGTGGTCGGCGTGGGAAAAAGGCGTACCCGAGGTCGAGTAA
- a CDS encoding nucleoside-specific channel-forming protein Tsx has product MHPTSKPRACLGVSLLLAAVTGVLSGPILAQQKPVDDSAQGETLSPEASPPAKKGVYLSEWFNQDLTLIGSKDISFGPKPQDDVYLEYEYFGRKGPFELYGYIDVPKILTIGNSNDKGVWDHGSPVFMEHEPRISIDYLAGRSLAIGPFKEWYVAFDWIYDHGSHKENRANTLYSGLGTDIDTHSRVNLSANFYGRYQWENYGASNEYSWDGYRAQMKYIVPIGKFDNGASLTYIGFTNYDFGSDLHKDNPARTANSLVATNVLLYAFTHLRFTLVGRYFHNGGNWEDGSELNFGEGNFRARSDGWGYYAGVGYQF; this is encoded by the coding sequence ATGCATCCCACCTCTAAGCCTCGTGCTTGCCTTGGTGTTTCCCTGCTACTGGCCGCCGTTACGGGAGTACTCAGTGGCCCCATTTTGGCGCAGCAAAAGCCCGTCGATGATTCAGCCCAGGGCGAAACCCTTAGCCCTGAGGCCAGCCCACCGGCGAAAAAAGGCGTTTACCTGTCGGAGTGGTTCAACCAGGACCTGACGCTGATCGGCAGCAAAGACATCAGCTTCGGCCCCAAGCCCCAGGATGACGTCTACCTGGAGTACGAGTACTTCGGGCGCAAGGGGCCCTTTGAGCTGTACGGCTATATCGACGTGCCGAAGATCCTCACCATCGGTAACAGTAATGACAAAGGTGTATGGGACCATGGCTCGCCGGTATTCATGGAGCATGAACCGCGGATCTCCATCGACTACCTCGCAGGGCGCAGCCTGGCGATCGGCCCGTTCAAGGAGTGGTATGTGGCCTTTGACTGGATCTACGATCACGGCAGCCATAAGGAAAACCGCGCCAATACCCTGTACAGCGGCCTGGGCACCGATATCGACACCCACTCGCGGGTCAACCTGTCGGCCAACTTTTATGGCCGCTACCAGTGGGAAAACTACGGCGCCAGCAATGAATATTCCTGGGATGGCTACCGCGCGCAGATGAAGTACATCGTGCCCATCGGCAAGTTCGACAACGGTGCTTCGCTGACCTATATCGGCTTTACCAACTACGACTTCGGCTCGGACCTGCACAAGGACAACCCGGCGCGCACCGCCAATTCCCTGGTGGCTACCAACGTGTTGCTGTACGCGTTCACCCACCTGCGCTTTACCCTGGTGGGTCGCTACTTTCACAACGGTGGCAACTGGGAAGACGGCAGCGAGTTGAATTTCGGCGAAGGCAACTTCCGCGCCCGCTCTGATGGCTGGGGTTACTACGCCGGCGTGGGTTACCAATTCTGA
- a CDS encoding aminoglycoside phosphotransferase family protein, with protein MFDHYLRAWSLSADGEPIVTPGSHLLPVRWQGMAAMLKIAHTSEEKLGGRLLSWWAGDGAAQVFAHDHTAVLMERATGPGSLMRMALNGQDDEASQIACATVARLHAPRASPPEGLLGLDEWFNALWNAAEREGGVLRDCAAMARTLLAAQQDRVVLHGDIHHNNILDFGPRGWLAIDPKRVVGERGYDYVNLICNPDLPTASDPQRFSRQVEVITQAAGLSRTRLLQWVVAHAGLSAAWFLEDQERERAEAELRVACLAQQALGQ; from the coding sequence ATGTTCGATCACTATCTGCGCGCCTGGAGCTTGAGTGCCGATGGCGAGCCTATCGTTACGCCTGGCAGTCACCTTTTGCCGGTGCGCTGGCAAGGCATGGCGGCGATGTTGAAAATTGCCCATACCTCGGAAGAAAAGCTTGGCGGTCGTTTGTTGAGTTGGTGGGCAGGCGACGGCGCGGCGCAGGTGTTTGCCCATGACCACACCGCAGTATTGATGGAGCGCGCCACTGGGCCAGGTTCCTTGATGCGCATGGCCCTCAATGGCCAGGACGACGAAGCCAGCCAGATCGCCTGCGCTACCGTGGCCCGACTGCATGCGCCCCGCGCATCGCCGCCCGAGGGTTTGCTTGGGCTGGATGAATGGTTCAATGCCTTGTGGAACGCCGCCGAGCGCGAAGGTGGCGTGCTACGCGATTGCGCGGCGATGGCCCGTACCTTGTTGGCGGCGCAACAGGATAGGGTGGTGCTGCACGGAGATATCCATCACAACAATATTCTCGACTTCGGCCCTCGGGGCTGGCTGGCGATTGATCCAAAACGGGTGGTGGGTGAGCGCGGCTACGATTACGTCAACCTGATCTGCAATCCGGATTTGCCTACTGCTAGCGACCCGCAGCGTTTCAGCCGCCAGGTCGAGGTGATTACGCAGGCGGCGGGGCTGTCGCGCACGCGTCTGCTGCAATGGGTGGTGGCTCACGCTGGGCTGTCCGCCGCCTGGTTTCTGGAAGATCAGGAACGCGAACGCGCCGAGGCTGAGTTGCGGGTGGCTTGCCTGGCGCAACAGGCACTGGGTCAATAG